A stretch of the Halomonas sp. CH40 genome encodes the following:
- a CDS encoding AbrB/MazE/SpoVT family DNA-binding domain-containing protein has translation MELKIQKWGNSAAVRLPVDLLRKYGLHDGDALEVEQGTTKFALKPIFSKPKYSLQELLDQCDPNTPEPEELSTWHNMKPVGREE, from the coding sequence ATGGAACTCAAAATTCAGAAATGGGGCAACAGCGCCGCCGTGCGACTACCCGTTGATCTGCTGCGCAAATACGGCTTGCACGATGGAGATGCGCTTGAGGTTGAGCAGGGCACCACTAAATTTGCGCTAAAGCCAATCTTTTCAAAACCGAAATACTCTCTGCAAGAGTTACTGGATCAGTGCGACCCCAATACACCAGAACCGGAAGAGCTTTCAACTTGGCATAATATGAAGCCAGTTGGGCGGGAGGAATGA